One Bacteroidales bacterium DNA segment encodes these proteins:
- a CDS encoding enoyl-CoA hydratase/isomerase family protein: MEYQKSDIWERTGAIGVLSLYSLHENYLDEPEFIKMELLEEMFSEPGLKGVIIKGSGRHFSAGADIDKLQQLAKDEALLTRKISAGKKIIRFIENLNIPVIAAISGVCFGGGLEIALACHIRICSENALFAFPETNYGIIPGLGGTVMLTKLIGPGRSAEIILSGEIVNAQRALELKLADYVVPTKELHSYTIDFLNRMTADRDINVIHSVMKSINNSQTLSYEKALEEETKLFCALAVRNMQDKQ, from the coding sequence ATGGAATATCAAAAAAGCGACATATGGGAAAGAACCGGAGCGATAGGTGTTTTGTCGTTATACAGTTTACATGAGAATTATCTTGATGAACCTGAGTTCATTAAGATGGAACTGCTTGAGGAGATGTTTAGCGAACCTGGCCTGAAAGGAGTTATTATCAAGGGCAGTGGTCGTCATTTTTCGGCAGGGGCCGACATAGATAAGTTGCAACAACTTGCTAAGGATGAAGCATTGCTCACAAGAAAAATCTCAGCCGGCAAGAAAATTATCCGGTTTATTGAAAATTTAAATATTCCTGTCATAGCCGCTATCAGCGGGGTATGCTTTGGAGGGGGTCTTGAGATAGCGCTGGCATGCCATATCCGAATCTGCAGCGAAAATGCCTTATTCGCTTTTCCTGAAACGAATTATGGCATCATTCCGGGCCTGGGTGGAACAGTAATGCTCACAAAACTCATTGGCCCGGGAAGATCGGCTGAGATTATTCTCTCGGGAGAGATTGTGAATGCTCAAAGAGCACTTGAATTGAAATTAGCTGATTATGTAGTGCCCACTAAGGAATTGCATTCATATACAATTGATTTTCTGAACAGAATGACTGCCGACAGAGACATTAATGTCATCCATTCGGTGATGAAATCCATAAATAATTCTCAGACGCTATCGTATGAAAAAGCGCTTGAAGAGGAAACGAAATTATTCTGTGCCCTGGCAGTCAGAAACATGCAGGACAAACAATAA
- a CDS encoding enoyl-CoA hydratase/isomerase family protein, producing the protein MMLRTISWKIENNIGHLVLNQPPANIMTRYFFDELNLLTLEIIPESEIKSLVIYGNGRHFSAGADHYDLSDRIRENLPEGYPAELPSFLNKTIQSFLYIDQLQIPTFAAIRGTCFGSALELALTCKYRICAEGTVLGFPESSFGLMPGCGGSVKLPAIVGRSKAIELIISGRNFSAAEAYHWGIVHKVVHRKVLIGETLKMVKALIES; encoded by the coding sequence ATGATGTTGAGAACTATAAGTTGGAAAATAGAGAATAATATTGGCCACCTGGTATTAAACCAGCCTCCGGCTAATATCATGACAAGGTATTTTTTTGATGAGTTGAACCTTCTTACCCTTGAAATCATTCCGGAATCTGAAATAAAATCACTGGTTATATATGGCAATGGCCGTCATTTTTCTGCAGGCGCCGATCATTATGATCTTTCTGACCGGATCAGGGAAAATCTTCCGGAAGGTTATCCTGCAGAATTGCCTTCCTTTTTAAATAAGACAATACAAAGTTTCCTTTACATTGATCAATTACAGATCCCTACTTTTGCTGCGATCAGGGGAACCTGCTTTGGATCTGCATTAGAATTGGCGTTAACCTGTAAATACAGGATTTGTGCCGAAGGTACAGTGCTTGGTTTTCCTGAGAGCTCTTTTGGCTTAATGCCGGGATGCGGCGGCTCAGTTAAGCTTCCGGCAATAGTCGGACGATCAAAAGCAATAGAATTGATCATCAGTGGCAGAAATTTTTCGGCAGCCGAGGCCTATCACTGGGGGATTGTACACAAAGTTGTACACAGAAAGGTATTGATCGGGGAAACCCTGAAAATGGTCAAGGCGTTGATTGAGAGTTAA
- a CDS encoding 3-hydroxyacyl-CoA dehydrogenase family protein: MKEIKHIGVVGEGKMGTSIFFYLSGYDFRLAWLCSSEAKRDKARKTFSKKINLLLQCGVLTEKDYVSKQGKTVITAAFEDLKDCDLVIEAITEDIGLKRKLFESLDKAVNIDCIFTTNSSSVLPLQLFPSENRKDRFCGLHFFFPVAMKSIVELIARSSTSLQTKALLNQFLSRINKKPFHQDEANAFILNRLFLDFQAGAYQVFLEGRLSYQEIDELVRKHLFPIGVFEFFDHVGIDVMLSSVKTYTKAISNKAFYAPLIEKMEELVKLNHLGIKTKRGFYDYAPLEEEGIKATDKATDKAEDKADYKRNVTERLWDYYIGSVIPVIESGSCSREDLAYAVKDYMGMDSDPFKLPSFNLL, encoded by the coding sequence TTGAAAGAAATCAAACATATTGGTGTAGTTGGTGAAGGGAAAATGGGTACATCCATATTCTTTTATCTGAGCGGTTATGATTTCCGGCTGGCCTGGCTTTGCAGTTCAGAAGCCAAAAGAGATAAAGCTCGGAAAACCTTCAGCAAGAAAATAAACCTCCTGCTTCAATGTGGCGTTTTGACAGAAAAGGATTATGTTTCAAAGCAGGGGAAAACAGTAATTACTGCTGCTTTCGAGGATTTAAAAGATTGTGACCTGGTCATCGAAGCGATTACAGAAGATATTGGTTTGAAGCGAAAACTTTTTGAATCGCTTGACAAGGCAGTAAATATCGATTGCATTTTCACCACAAATTCATCGTCTGTTCTTCCATTGCAGTTATTCCCATCAGAAAACAGGAAAGACAGGTTCTGCGGACTGCACTTCTTTTTTCCTGTGGCGATGAAGAGCATTGTCGAACTTATTGCTCGTTCGTCAACATCCTTGCAAACCAAAGCGTTGCTGAACCAGTTTCTTTCGCGGATAAATAAAAAACCTTTTCACCAGGACGAAGCAAATGCTTTCATTTTGAACCGGTTGTTTCTTGATTTCCAGGCAGGGGCTTACCAAGTTTTCCTGGAAGGCAGATTATCTTATCAGGAGATTGATGAACTGGTAAGAAAACATCTTTTTCCGATCGGAGTGTTTGAATTTTTCGATCATGTGGGGATCGACGTTATGCTTTCATCTGTTAAAACCTACACGAAAGCTATCAGCAATAAAGCATTTTATGCCCCGCTGATTGAAAAAATGGAAGAATTAGTGAAACTCAACCACTTAGGCATCAAGACCAAACGCGGATTCTACGATTATGCACCTCTTGAAGAAGAAGGCATTAAAGCTACAGACAAAGCTACAGACAAAGCTGAAGACAAAGCCGACTATAAACGCAATGTAACAGAACGGCTATGGGATTATTATATCGGATCGGTAATTCCGGTAATTGAGTCGGGTTCATGCTCCCGTGAAGATCTTGCTTATGCCGTAAAAGATTACATGGGAATGGATTCCGATCCTTTCAAACTTCCTTCTTTCAACTTGCTTTAA
- a CDS encoding 1-acyl-sn-glycerol-3-phosphate acyltransferase: protein MGWKITSVIPPGTKKCVIAVAPHTSYWDFVIGRLAYWVLGVKASFLIKKEAFRFPFKHLLLHMGGLPVDRGRSSKMVDQVVERFKKSESLFIVITPEGTRKPVRQWKKGFYYIANQAQVPIALGYLDYAKKKGGVGKVIFPNGDMEKQMKEIRDFYRGVTPKYPERFYLGE, encoded by the coding sequence ATGGGCTGGAAGATCACCAGTGTCATTCCTCCCGGAACGAAAAAGTGTGTCATAGCCGTAGCTCCCCACACCAGTTACTGGGACTTTGTCATCGGGCGGCTGGCCTACTGGGTGCTAGGCGTCAAGGCAAGTTTCCTGATCAAAAAGGAGGCTTTCCGGTTCCCGTTTAAACACCTGCTGCTCCACATGGGCGGCCTGCCTGTCGATCGCGGCCGCAGCAGCAAAATGGTCGACCAGGTTGTCGAACGATTTAAAAAATCAGAATCCCTGTTCATAGTCATCACCCCTGAAGGGACCAGAAAACCCGTCAGGCAATGGAAAAAAGGCTTTTACTACATTGCCAACCAGGCTCAGGTTCCCATCGCCTTAGGTTATCTTGATTATGCAAAAAAGAAGGGAGGGGTCGGAAAGGTGATCTTTCCCAATGGCGATATGGAAAAACAAATGAAAGAAATCAGGGATTTCTACCGGGGAGTGACCCCCAAGTACCCGGAGAGGTTTTACCTGGGGGAGTGA
- a CDS encoding BamA/TamA family outer membrane protein, with protein MKKFLSYSYMTGACVMISAFILSSCSLTHSLQPEEYLLIKNHIKYTGKNPGISSDELSSIARPRPNRKFLGIFRLKAYLYHLGTKGKQESKFRVWLRDGAGERPALFDSLASINSTGEMESYLNKVGYFYSDVSFDTRHLRNKKVIVDYLVNPSAPYRLITVEYGIEDSVLLQFIRNSKSESKIKPGSIYNAFDLDDERGRITDILQNNGYYYFNRDFVFFEIDSALNNREMNLKVKIKPNMVASVTEPWKIIPLPHKRYFIRNIYIRPNFDPLAQPDIQMDTLKFTVYYKDKKKRPSDYYILHQKKDNIQPRTIVQSVFIKSGDSYRKVDISKTRSRIAELGVFGYSNIRFVEVLTPDTALRGLLDCNIDLSKRKLHSFTVETEVTNSGGRPGIGLNFTYQNSNIFRGSETLRLKARGAMEAQKIFGNNVAYSAATPFFNTIESGLEMSIIFPRFLIPVRQERFPKYFRPKTTTSLGIGYEIRPEYERWLTSLSFGYDWRESERKRHQLFPFDWSLVNVTLSPEFEQQLKEVPNDRIKNQYKDNLITAARYSFTYNTQDIRKIQNFFYFKGNFETAGNVLKTGSTIFNAKTDTLGHYILFGIPYAQYVKIDGDIRFFDVISRSNSVAYRLFMGVGIPYGNAEVLPMEKGFYGGGANGMRGWPYRLLGPGSYENPEDNFDRMGDVQFEANIELRFPVYSFIKGALFTDIGNIWLLKDAESYPGGNFSFGRFYKELAIDVGLGVRLDFNFFLMRVDFAIPLYNPAKPESKRWVLNKWQFSDVIINFGIGYPF; from the coding sequence GTGAAGAAATTCCTTTCATACTCTTACATGACTGGTGCTTGCGTGATGATTTCCGCATTCATCTTATCTTCCTGTAGTCTAACCCATTCCCTGCAGCCCGAAGAATATCTCCTGATAAAGAATCATATAAAATATACCGGCAAGAATCCCGGGATCAGCAGCGATGAGCTGTCTTCTATTGCCAGGCCAAGGCCCAATCGAAAATTCCTGGGTATTTTCAGACTTAAAGCATATCTGTATCATTTAGGTACGAAAGGAAAACAAGAAAGTAAATTCAGGGTCTGGCTGCGTGACGGGGCCGGAGAAAGGCCTGCACTTTTTGATTCTTTAGCGTCTATCAATTCCACCGGCGAGATGGAATCCTACCTTAACAAGGTTGGGTATTTTTATTCAGATGTCAGCTTTGATACCAGGCATCTCAGGAATAAGAAAGTAATAGTTGATTACCTGGTCAATCCTTCTGCTCCTTACCGGTTAATAACAGTGGAATATGGCATTGAAGACAGCGTCCTGCTTCAGTTTATAAGGAATAGTAAATCGGAAAGCAAGATTAAGCCCGGTTCGATTTACAATGCCTTCGATCTTGATGATGAAAGGGGCAGGATAACAGATATTCTGCAAAATAATGGTTATTACTACTTTAACCGTGATTTCGTCTTTTTTGAGATCGATAGCGCTCTAAACAACCGGGAGATGAATCTTAAGGTAAAGATCAAGCCCAATATGGTTGCTTCCGTAACCGAGCCCTGGAAAATCATTCCGCTGCCCCATAAGCGCTATTTTATCCGGAACATATATATCCGGCCGAATTTTGATCCACTGGCACAGCCAGACATTCAAATGGATACGCTTAAGTTTACTGTATATTATAAAGATAAGAAGAAAAGGCCAAGTGATTACTATATTCTCCACCAGAAAAAGGACAATATTCAGCCCAGAACGATTGTCCAGTCGGTTTTTATAAAGTCCGGCGATTCGTATCGCAAGGTCGATATCAGCAAGACACGGTCGAGAATAGCTGAACTGGGCGTTTTTGGTTATTCCAATATCCGTTTTGTGGAGGTCCTGACACCGGATACTGCTTTAAGAGGGTTACTGGATTGTAATATTGACCTGTCGAAGAGAAAACTTCATTCATTTACGGTTGAAACCGAGGTGACCAATTCAGGCGGAAGGCCTGGTATCGGCTTGAACTTCACTTATCAGAACAGCAATATTTTCAGAGGATCTGAGACTTTACGACTCAAAGCAAGGGGGGCAATGGAAGCCCAGAAAATATTCGGCAACAACGTTGCTTATTCCGCGGCCACTCCATTTTTTAATACCATCGAATCCGGCCTGGAAATGAGTATCATATTCCCTCGTTTTTTAATCCCGGTCAGGCAGGAAAGATTTCCCAAGTACTTCAGACCAAAAACTACGACAAGCCTGGGTATCGGTTATGAAATCAGGCCGGAATATGAAAGGTGGCTGACCAGTCTTTCTTTTGGATATGACTGGAGAGAATCGGAAAGAAAACGGCATCAGCTCTTCCCGTTTGACTGGAGTCTTGTCAATGTAACGCTATCGCCGGAATTCGAACAGCAATTGAAGGAAGTGCCAAATGACCGTATTAAAAATCAATATAAGGATAACCTGATCACGGCTGCCAGGTATTCTTTCACCTATAACACACAGGATATCCGGAAAATCCAGAACTTCTTCTATTTCAAAGGAAACTTTGAGACAGCCGGTAATGTATTAAAAACTGGCAGCACTATTTTCAATGCAAAGACAGACACCCTGGGGCATTATATTTTATTTGGCATCCCTTATGCGCAATATGTCAAGATTGACGGCGACATTCGTTTCTTTGACGTAATCAGCCGGAGTAATTCTGTGGCTTACCGTTTGTTCATGGGCGTCGGCATTCCTTATGGCAATGCTGAAGTCTTACCGATGGAGAAAGGATTTTATGGCGGAGGTGCCAATGGTATGCGGGGATGGCCATATCGTTTGCTCGGGCCTGGTTCATATGAGAATCCGGAAGACAATTTTGACCGTATGGGTGATGTTCAGTTTGAGGCGAACATAGAATTACGTTTCCCGGTTTACAGTTTTATCAAAGGCGCGCTGTTTACCGATATTGGCAATATCTGGCTGTTAAAAGATGCCGAATCCTATCCCGGAGGGAATTTTAGTTTCGGCAGATTTTATAAAGAGTTAGCGATCGATGTAGGACTAGGAGTAAGGCTCGACTTCAACTTCTTCCTCATGAGGGTTGATTTTGCGATCCCCTTGTATAATCCCGCAAAACCGGAAAGCAAAAGGTGGGTTTTAAATAAATGGCAATTTTCAGATGTAATAATCAACTTCGGGATAGGTTACCCATTCTGA
- a CDS encoding acetylserotonin O-methyltransferase, with protein MKKEDFGNDKRSAFEAKTEAQKIAFGPVMFQAARALVKLGILKLVSEAGSSGVPSKDVADRLNLSEYGVEVLLDAGLSMGIVMMQDEKYILTKTGFFILNDSMTMVNMDFVHDVCYEPFFFLEESVRNGKPEGLKVFGDWKTIYPGLQFLPEQTKKSWFGFDHYYSDIAFPEIIPLIAKDNPSTLMDVGGNTGKFAVQCVTQMSGLEVTIVDLPDTLKAAQKIITEKGLGERIHFFAADMLDHKNDLPEGFDAIWMSQFLDCFSEEQIHSILTRAVRAMDNHSALYILELFWDRQKYEASSYSLNATSLYFTCLANGNSRMYHSSDMHRMIEAAGLRIEEITDHIGISHTLVKCRKAR; from the coding sequence ATGAAAAAAGAAGATTTCGGTAACGATAAACGATCAGCATTTGAAGCAAAAACAGAAGCACAAAAGATAGCCTTCGGCCCTGTGATGTTCCAGGCAGCCCGTGCATTGGTTAAACTAGGAATCCTGAAATTGGTTAGCGAAGCCGGATCTTCTGGTGTTCCTTCAAAGGATGTTGCTGACCGGCTGAACCTCTCGGAATATGGCGTGGAGGTTCTCCTGGATGCGGGTCTGAGCATGGGCATTGTCATGATGCAGGATGAAAAATATATCCTGACCAAAACCGGCTTTTTCATCCTGAACGACAGCATGACCATGGTTAATATGGATTTCGTCCACGATGTCTGCTATGAGCCATTTTTCTTCCTCGAAGAATCGGTCAGAAATGGCAAACCGGAAGGCCTGAAAGTGTTTGGCGACTGGAAAACAATATATCCCGGGTTGCAGTTCCTGCCTGAGCAGACAAAGAAAAGCTGGTTTGGCTTCGACCATTACTACTCTGATATCGCTTTCCCGGAGATCATCCCCCTGATTGCTAAAGATAATCCATCTACTTTAATGGATGTGGGAGGAAATACCGGCAAATTTGCCGTTCAGTGTGTGACACAAATGTCCGGATTAGAAGTAACGATAGTCGATCTTCCGGATACCCTGAAGGCAGCCCAAAAAATCATCACCGAAAAAGGGCTTGGAGAAAGAATCCACTTCTTTGCGGCTGATATGCTCGACCATAAAAACGACTTACCAGAGGGATTTGATGCGATCTGGATGAGCCAGTTCCTCGATTGTTTTTCCGAAGAGCAGATCCACAGCATCCTCACCAGGGCTGTCAGGGCAATGGACAATCATTCTGCCCTCTATATCCTGGAACTTTTCTGGGACCGGCAGAAATATGAAGCTTCTTCATACAGCCTCAATGCTACTTCGCTTTACTTCACCTGCCTGGCCAACGGCAATAGCCGCATGTACCATTCATCAGACATGCACAGAATGATAGAGGCAGCAGGATTAAGGATTGAGGAAATAACGGATCATATCGGGATCAGCCATACGTTGGTTAAATGCCGGAAAGCGCGATAG
- a CDS encoding sulfotransferase — protein MSNKEVRRRFSFLITVLAGGSVSHIIHLLVSHSLDIKYAGRVAGTVIVSCILEPFRWWEELTWRRRIRRVSISKPPVFIIGFWRSGTTLLHNLLCRAPGTAYITTYQTVFPNHLGHSWWFKPIIGKFWPTHRPFDDVKMGMDLPQEEEIALANVQDISFYNFLCFPKDFDRFYNKELFMKDLDDKLIARWKSEYLKLIRKAILNKKGDRFISKNPSNMARISQILEMFPDARFIFLYRDPYKTVESFYRFFQEVMPVIQVQDANEELTRERSTRVYADMVRHYYLDKDKIPPQNLMEIKFEDFSQNAIEGLRRIFDQFDISGFEDSLQYFESYMDEMSGFRHDSYEVTSETIHWVNKYAGDIVTRMDYPARRAY, from the coding sequence ATGAGTAATAAGGAAGTCAGAAGACGGTTTTCATTTTTAATCACCGTTTTAGCGGGAGGTTCTGTATCCCATATTATACATCTGCTTGTAAGTCATAGCCTGGATATAAAATATGCCGGAAGGGTTGCAGGTACTGTTATTGTGAGTTGTATCCTGGAACCGTTTCGCTGGTGGGAAGAATTGACCTGGAGAAGAAGGATCAGAAGGGTAAGCATTTCGAAACCACCGGTTTTTATCATCGGTTTTTGGAGAAGCGGGACCACACTTCTCCATAACCTGCTATGCCGTGCGCCTGGCACAGCTTATATCACAACCTATCAGACCGTCTTCCCCAACCATCTCGGTCATTCCTGGTGGTTTAAACCTATTATCGGGAAATTCTGGCCTACACACCGGCCATTTGATGATGTAAAAATGGGCATGGACCTTCCGCAGGAAGAAGAAATTGCCCTTGCTAACGTACAGGATATCAGCTTTTATAATTTTCTTTGTTTCCCGAAAGATTTTGACCGGTTTTATAATAAGGAACTTTTCATGAAAGATCTGGACGATAAACTTATCGCCAGGTGGAAGTCTGAATATTTAAAGCTGATCCGTAAGGCAATCCTGAACAAGAAAGGAGACAGGTTTATCTCCAAAAACCCTTCAAATATGGCAAGGATCAGTCAAATTCTCGAAATGTTCCCTGATGCCAGGTTTATCTTCCTCTACCGCGATCCCTACAAGACTGTCGAGTCTTTTTATCGTTTTTTCCAGGAAGTCATGCCTGTTATTCAAGTTCAGGATGCCAATGAAGAACTGACACGCGAAAGATCAACCCGTGTTTATGCTGATATGGTCAGGCATTATTATCTTGATAAGGATAAAATCCCTCCACAAAATCTGATGGAAATCAAATTTGAGGATTTCAGTCAAAATGCCATTGAAGGCTTGAGAAGGATCTTCGATCAATTTGATATATCCGGCTTTGAAGATTCCCTGCAGTATTTTGAAAGCTACATGGATGAAATGTCCGGTTTTAGACACGACAGCTATGAGGTTACCAGTGAAACAATCCATTGGGTAAATAAATACGCCGGCGATATCGTCACCAGGATGGATTATCCAGCCAGAAGGGCATACTGA
- a CDS encoding DUF4421 domain-containing protein, with protein MRFKLVFLILILFFPALMAKGQGAFFKKIFTVTYDTNYISTYIADYTTRVYGSVKYSNMGFNDNLVGKSLAYTPNNKLLLGIGVNHGILGLNIGINFPFVNQDDEKYGKTKYYDFTMRFFAPCFNATIYLQNYKGFYLRNTKDMIPGWQAGDLYYIRGDIRSWTIGLDVSYIVNSSKFSYRAAVLQNEWQKKSAGSFLVGGSLFYNSNVGDSSIVPSQLYYGLFYNNMKFDRSNNFSIGPILGYAYSFVIKKHFFIIGAINGSGNVGYTQLLLVDNENKVKSGLVLGFRAEIFISAGYNSDRWYFGVSFTNMSVVTQAPVSDRTISYDTGMYRFNIVRRFSTKKPIRLLNPGISR; from the coding sequence ATGAGATTCAAATTAGTCTTTCTGATTTTAATTTTATTCTTTCCCGCTTTAATGGCAAAAGGGCAAGGAGCTTTCTTTAAAAAAATATTTACCGTCACATATGACACCAATTATATTTCAACTTATATAGCCGATTATACTACCCGGGTTTATGGTTCAGTGAAATACAGTAATATGGGTTTCAACGACAACTTAGTCGGGAAAAGCCTGGCATACACGCCAAATAACAAATTACTGCTCGGGATTGGTGTTAATCACGGAATTCTCGGATTAAATATCGGGATAAATTTTCCGTTTGTAAACCAGGATGATGAAAAATACGGGAAGACAAAGTATTATGATTTCACCATGAGGTTTTTTGCGCCTTGTTTCAATGCAACGATATATCTTCAGAATTACAAGGGTTTTTACCTGAGAAATACCAAAGATATGATCCCCGGCTGGCAGGCAGGCGATCTTTATTATATCCGAGGGGATATCCGGTCATGGACTATAGGCCTGGACGTAAGTTACATCGTTAACAGCAGTAAGTTTTCTTACCGTGCTGCCGTATTGCAGAATGAATGGCAGAAAAAGAGCGCCGGGTCTTTTCTTGTGGGAGGAAGCTTGTTTTATAATTCTAACGTCGGCGACTCATCCATCGTTCCTTCTCAGCTTTATTATGGTTTATTTTATAATAACATGAAGTTCGACCGGTCTAATAATTTCTCCATAGGGCCTATATTAGGTTATGCATATTCTTTTGTGATTAAAAAACATTTTTTCATCATCGGTGCGATCAATGGCTCGGGGAATGTTGGTTATACCCAACTTCTCCTTGTTGATAACGAGAACAAAGTCAAATCAGGTTTAGTCCTGGGTTTTAGAGCGGAAATTTTTATTTCAGCCGGGTATAACAGTGACAGATGGTATTTCGGGGTTTCATTCACGAATATGTCTGTTGTCACGCAGGCACCTGTTTCTGATCGGACTATCAGTTATGATACAGGAATGTACCGTTTTAATATCGTCAGGCGGTTTTCAACTAAAAAGCCGATCAGGCTTCTCAATCCAGGCATTAGCCGCTGA
- a CDS encoding PCMD domain-containing protein encodes MKSPLRFFILLLMLPAFFYGQQLENPGFENWENAGTVRDEPVDWSTIKTCDDPLIAPLTPVTFDRSEDAHSGNYSLKLYNVSIFNLVATGAITNGRFHAEFDFDASYSYTDPGDPKWNTPFTARPDSLAGWFKFFPKEDDAAQFKVILHVDSCKLPENGTLPNWVGMAVHVTERGVTYDNWTRFSVPFTYFNDSTPVYVLTVINSGDSTSAIDSSYLLVDDLQLIYPPSGISNPGITESFLFTADERLVIKLNPEEEYFHQWFYLIDVTGQTVLSKQLDNNQVMLPANLPQGVYVAVLNGKNRRCVQKVMIR; translated from the coding sequence ATGAAAAGTCCTCTACGCTTTTTCATTTTATTATTGATGTTACCTGCGTTCTTTTATGGCCAGCAGCTTGAAAACCCGGGTTTCGAAAATTGGGAAAATGCGGGTACAGTTAGAGACGAACCGGTCGACTGGAGTACAATTAAAACATGTGATGATCCACTAATAGCTCCTCTTACACCTGTCACGTTTGACCGGAGCGAAGACGCCCATTCAGGGAATTATTCACTTAAATTGTACAATGTCTCCATTTTCAACCTGGTAGCCACCGGTGCTATCACTAATGGAAGATTTCATGCCGAGTTTGATTTCGACGCCAGTTACTCTTACACCGATCCAGGTGACCCTAAATGGAACACTCCTTTTACTGCCCGCCCTGACAGCCTGGCCGGCTGGTTTAAATTCTTCCCGAAGGAAGATGATGCCGCCCAGTTCAAGGTTATTCTTCATGTCGATTCATGTAAATTACCTGAAAACGGCACCCTGCCCAACTGGGTGGGTATGGCGGTACATGTCACCGAACGCGGTGTCACCTATGATAATTGGACCCGCTTTTCTGTGCCTTTCACCTATTTTAATGATAGTACCCCTGTATATGTCCTGACAGTTATTAATTCAGGAGACAGCACCAGTGCAATCGACAGTAGCTACCTGCTGGTCGATGATCTGCAACTGATCTATCCTCCATCAGGCATTTCCAATCCCGGCATTACCGAATCTTTTCTTTTCACTGCTGATGAAAGGCTGGTTATAAAGCTTAATCCCGAGGAAGAGTACTTTCATCAATGGTTCTATCTCATCGATGTGACTGGCCAGACCGTTCTTTCGAAACAGCTTGACAATAACCAGGTCATGCTTCCGGCCAATTTGCCGCAAGGGGTCTATGTTGCAGTCCTCAACGGCAAGAACCGGCGGTGTGTGCAGAAAGTAATGATTCGGTAG